In the genome of Drosophila yakuba strain Tai18E2 chromosome 3R, Prin_Dyak_Tai18E2_2.1, whole genome shotgun sequence, one region contains:
- the LOC6537409 gene encoding uncharacterized protein LOC6537409 has product MGLRNSKQKQSYEVKTSQPAPKPQVNSEPTAPPTKSEPAVDDSNLVPKWLNETQFEELLTATVDQFAKIVGFRVKPAMAPGENYATLMLRIHIDVELTDKSTKLVSFMMKVPHDTPQMEQMMAMANFFTSENAAYTEILPKMEELYKAKGLHIKFAPRAFKLDATKEPKLANTVLMHDLGQNGFKNINRLECLNLEQTKFALTRLAQFHAAGATMVQVHGPYPDIFLYGMMGNNKEAIIAFMEGMLGSFRTSFLANLDKFKNGEAYREKLVKALDGLTMEFMKLGVIDPNEFNALNHGDCWMNNLLFKMDAKGALEDMVFVDFQNPKYGTPAMDVIYLIMTSVQIDYKLDYFDFFIRHYHEQLVKHLDILGFTGHKPSLRELHRTIIKYGGWMLFPTISVLPVVLLDPTQSATFDNFMSDSEAGVGFRNGLYANKRYQGYIERILPWLDNRGFLEASTDPIPIELLALQTSQQTPQQPQTENTDQILDWLNVSDFKDIIASTEPNFEKILSGTSKSATKPGDNFASKLLKVEIEAQLKDNSVKTFSYILKVHTANDGINFSDFNLFPKEIEVYSTYVPAFEGLYKDVGLPVTFSAKSFRLTKDVSEEYLILENLQPSGFKMADRLIGMDLEHTKCTLKKLAQWHAASLKYKELHGPYPSRYDTGIFTEQTAPVFKGIFAHTKKSFMEEVAKFDGVDEYLHKLPEFLDTHVDRVIEDAKIDEQEFNVLNHGDAWINNIMFQHDSDGRVKETFLLDHQVTKYGNPAQDLYYFIMSSTQLDIKVDQFDYLIRWYHQNLQEHAKLLNYNGFVPSLKELHAILIQHSIFAVETVLTTLSMCLNKTTDDFSTESFLGDDKSAESLRAAIFSNERYRANIERVMPWLNRRGLLD; this is encoded by the exons aTGGGTTTGCGAAATTCCAAGCAAAAGCAGAGCTATGAAGTGAAAACTTCTCAACCAGCACCAAAGCCGCAGGTGAACTCTGAACCCACAGCTCCACCCACCAAGTCTGAGCCAGCGGTTGATGACAGCAATTTGGTGCCCAAGTGGCTGAATGAAACGCAATTTGAGGAACTACTCACCGCCACTGTGGATCAGTTCGCCAAGATAGTGGGCTTCCGGGTGAAGCCCGCCATGGCGCCCGGAGAGAACTATGCCACACTTATGCTGAGAATCCACATAGATGTGGAGCTGACCG ACAAGAGCACCAAGCTGGTCTCCTTCATGATGAAAGTGCCCCACGATACGCCGCAAATGGAACAGATGATGGCCATGGCCAACTTCTTTACCAGCGAGAACGCGGCCTACACCGAGATTCTACCGAAAATGGAGGAGCTCTACAAGGCCAAGGGTCTGCACATCAAGTTTGCTCCAAGAGCATTCAAACTGGACGCCACCAAGGAGCCCAAGCTGGCCAACACGGTGCTGATGCACGATCTCGGCCAGAATGGGTTCAAAAACATCAATCGTCTGGAGTGCCTCAACTTGGAGCAAACCAAGTTCGCATTGACCAGACTGGCTCAGTTCCATGCAGCAGGAGCGACGATGGTCCAGGTGCATGGACCCTATCCCGATATATTCTTATACGGCATGATGGGCAATAACAAGGAAGCTATCATTGCGTTTATGGAAGGCATGTTGGGATCCTTTAGAACGTCGTTCCTGGCCAACCTGGATAAGTTCAAGAACGGAGAAGCCTATCGGGAGAAGCTT GTAAAAGCCCTCGATGGCCTCACCATGGAGTTCATGAAACTTGGTGTCATTGATCCCAACGAGTTCAATGCGCTGAACCATGGCGATTGCTGGATGAATAATCTCCTCTTTAAGATGGACGCCAAGGGGGCTTTGGAGGATATGGTCTTTGTCGATTTCCAGAACCCCAAATACGGCACTCCCGCCATGGATGTGATCTACCTCATCATGACCTCGGTGCAAATTGATTACAAGCTGGACTACTTCGACTTCTTCATCAGGCATTACCACGAGCAGCTGGTCAAGCACTTGGACATTTTGGGATTCACTGGCCACAAGCCCTCGCTAAGGGAATTGCACCGTACGATAATCAAGTACGGTGGTTGGATGCTATTCCCAACCATCTCCGTGTTGCCAGTGGTTCTCTTGGATCCCACTCAGTCGGCCACATTTGATAATTTTATGTCGGACTCTGAAGCTGGGGTCGGTTTCAGGAATGGTTTGTACGCCAACAAGCGCTATCAAGGATACATCGAACGGATTCTGCCTTGGTTGGATAATAGAGGTTTTCTGGAAGCCAG CACGGACCCAATTCCCATCGAACTGCTGGCACTACAGACATCACAGCAGACACCTCAGCAGCCACAGACGGAGAATACGGATCAGATCCTGGACTGGCTGAATGTTAGCGACTTCAAGGACATCATTGCTTCCACGGAACCAAATTTCGAGAAGATTTTAAGCGGCACTTCCAAGTCGGCGACGAAGCCTGGCGACAACTTTGCTTCCAAGCTGCTGAAGGTCGAGATCGAGGCGCAGCTAAAAG ACAACAGCGTTAAGACCTTCTCGTACATCCTGAAAGTGCACACCGCCAATGACGGGATCAACTTTTCCGATTTTAACCTGTTCCCAAAAGAGATCGAGGTCTACAGCACCTATGTGCCCGCCTTTGAGGGTCTCTACAAGGATGTTGGCCTGCCAGTCACATTTAGTGCCAAGTCCTTTCGACTCACCAAGGATGTCAGCGAGGAGTATCTGATTCTGGAGAACCTGCAGCCGAGCGGCTTTAAGATGGCCGATCGCCTGATTGGAATGGACTTGGAGCATACCAAATGCACGCTGAAGAAGCTGGCACAGTGGCATGCAGCCTCTCTGAAGTACAAGGAGCTCCATGGGCCCTATCCATCCAGATACGACACTGGCATTTTCACGGAACAAACTGCACCTGTTTTTAAGGGTATATTCGCTCACACAAAGAAGTCCTTCATGGAAGAAGTGGCCAAGTTTGACGGCGTGGATGAGTACCTGCACAAATTG CCAGAGTTCTTGGATACTCATGTGGACAGAGTAATTGAAGATGCCAAGATAGATGAGCAAGAGTTTAATGTGCTCAATCATGGCGATGCCTGGATAAACAACATTATGTTCCAACACGACTCAGATGGTCGTGTAAAGGAAACCTTTCTGCTGGATCATCAAGTCACGAAGTACGGAAATCCTGCCCAGGATCTGTACTACTTCATAATGAGCTCCACTCAACTGGACATCAAAGTCGATCAGTTTGACTACCTCATCCGATGGTATCACCAAAACTTGCAGGAGCATGCTAAGCTGTTGAACTACAACGGATTTGTTCCCTCTCTTAAGGAACTGCACGCCATTCTGATACAGCACTCAATTTTTG CTGTTGAAACCGTGCTCACCACCTTGTCGATGTGCCTGAACAAGACAACTGATGACTTTTCCACGGAAAGCTTTTTGGGAGATGATAAGAGTGCCGAATCGCTAAGGGCAGCCATTTTCAGTAACGAACGATATAGGGCCAACATAGAGCGAGTTATGCCTTGGTTAAATAGGAGAGGACTGCTTGATTGA
- the LOC6537410 gene encoding heme oxygenase 2, which yields MSATEETTADSQMPENVEDVEFVDMAFTKELRKATKDVHNLTDVLVNAKFALALSDDEVWYDGLLAFYELYKFFETHLPERLLPKEFRRTAAFERDFDYFYGSDWRKEYEIRPAVQKYLEHLEKIAAQNELLLFAYSYQMYMALMSGGQMLQKKRMIARKLWIFSKSDDEEQQKQADKEAELATARAADGSLNQDDLEARPMPAQVTICPPGCEATYFPEKISVLKAKLRRVFNNHYGAFDDDLRAAFIEESRNVFRLNIEVVRTIKGVNRANLRKLALALIFVSSIVVAVKFALK from the exons ATGTCAGCGACTGAAGAAACAACAGCGGACAGTCAGATGCCCGAGAATGTGGAGGATGTGGAATTCGTGGACATGGCGTTCACAAAGGAGTTGCGTAAAGCCACTAAAGATGTGCATAATCTTACTGATGTTCTAGTAAATGCAAAGTTCGCACTTG CCCTTTCGGATGACGAGGTCTGGTACGATGGACTCCTGGCCTTCTACGAACTCTACAAATTCTTCGAGACCCATCTTCCGGAGCGCCTGCTGCCCAAAGAATTCCGCAGAACAGCGGCATTCGAAAGGGATTTCGACTATTTCTACGGCTCCGATTGGCGAAAGGAATACGAAATTCGTCCGGCGGTGCAGAAGTATCTCGAGCACCTGGAGAAGATTGCCGCCCAGAACGAACTCTTGCTGTTTGCCTACTCCTATCAGATGTACATGGCTTTGATGTCCGGCGGACAAATGCTGCAGAAGAAGCGTATGATCGCTCGCAAGCTGTGGATCTTTTCAAAGTCCGACGACGaggagcagcaaaagcaggCCGACAAGGAGGCCGAGTTGGCCACCGCCAGAGCGGCTGATGGATCTTTGAACCAAGACGACTTGGAGGCCAGACCAATGCCTGCCCAGGTTACCATTTGTCCGCCTGGATGTGAGGCCACTTATTTTCCTGAAAAG ATCTCAGTCTTGAAGGCCAAACTAAGACGCGTTTTCAACAATCACTACGGAGCTTTCGACGATGACTTGCGAGCTGCTTTTATCGAGGAGAGTCGTAACGTATTTCGCTTAAATATTGAAGTAGTGCGGACTATAAAAGGCGTGAATCGTGCCAATCTTAGGAAGCTGGCCCTCGCACTAATCTTCGTTTCCAGTATTGTAGTGGCTGTAAAATTTGCTCTCAAGTAG
- the LOC6537411 gene encoding transcription initiation factor TFIID subunit 12 isoform X1, whose translation MSDLFTTFDSNGVAEHHLHHNHNSTSSASGQFHDPPMASPSQHSPMTNNSNSSSQNGVPVSGLGTGTGMGTPSGGSKSSNHTSSAAGSENTPMLTKPRLTELVREVDTTTQLDEDVEELLLQIIDDFVEDTVKSTSAFAKHRKSNKIEVRDVQLHFERKYNMWIPGFGTDELRPYKRAAVTEAHKQRLALIRKTIKKY comes from the exons ATGTCGGATCTCTTTACCACTTTCGATAGCAACGGCGTCGCCGAGCACCACCTGCACCACAACCACAACTCCACATCGTCCGCCAGCGGACAGTTCCACGACCCACCCATGGCCTCGCCCTCCCAGCACAGTCCGATgaccaacaacagcaactcaTCCTCGCAGAACGGCGTTCCGGTTTCCGGTTTGGGCACGGGTACGGGCATGGGCACCCCATCTGGTGGTAGCAAGTCATCCAATCACACATCATCCGCCGCCGGCTCCGAGAACACTCCC ATGCTAACCAAGCCGCGTCTCACAGAACTCGTCCGAGAGGTGGATACGACCACACAACTGGACGAGGAtgtggaggagctgctgctccagaTCATCGACGACTTTGTTGAGGACACCGTCAAGTCCACGAGCGCCTTCGCCAAGCACCGAAAGTCCAACAAGATCGAGGTGCGCGACGTACAGCTGCACTTTGAACGGAAGTACAACATGTGGATACCCGGATTCGGTACGGACGAACTGCGTCCCTACAAGCGGGCTGCCGTCACGGAGGCCCACAAACAGCGCCTGGCACTCATCCGGAAAACGATCAAGAAATACTAG
- the LOC6537411 gene encoding transcription initiation factor TFIID subunit 12 isoform X2 — protein MASPSQHSPMTNNSNSSSQNGVPVSGLGTGTGMGTPSGGSKSSNHTSSAAGSENTPMLTKPRLTELVREVDTTTQLDEDVEELLLQIIDDFVEDTVKSTSAFAKHRKSNKIEVRDVQLHFERKYNMWIPGFGTDELRPYKRAAVTEAHKQRLALIRKTIKKY, from the exons ATGGCCTCGCCCTCCCAGCACAGTCCGATgaccaacaacagcaactcaTCCTCGCAGAACGGCGTTCCGGTTTCCGGTTTGGGCACGGGTACGGGCATGGGCACCCCATCTGGTGGTAGCAAGTCATCCAATCACACATCATCCGCCGCCGGCTCCGAGAACACTCCC ATGCTAACCAAGCCGCGTCTCACAGAACTCGTCCGAGAGGTGGATACGACCACACAACTGGACGAGGAtgtggaggagctgctgctccagaTCATCGACGACTTTGTTGAGGACACCGTCAAGTCCACGAGCGCCTTCGCCAAGCACCGAAAGTCCAACAAGATCGAGGTGCGCGACGTACAGCTGCACTTTGAACGGAAGTACAACATGTGGATACCCGGATTCGGTACGGACGAACTGCGTCCCTACAAGCGGGCTGCCGTCACGGAGGCCCACAAACAGCGCCTGGCACTCATCCGGAAAACGATCAAGAAATACTAG
- the LOC6537412 gene encoding zinc finger protein 84 isoform X2, with amino-acid sequence MKLPVICRTCDSTDTDNLLKLATPSKKYPDKLLSEILCELTEINLDATGSQKLPQCLCSGCTKKLMGAYCYVKQALAANELLMKHLKNGGAPSSTDCLQEAPMELCAEQHVEVKLETEDEDCGENDVTITCSELPEPDEMDMESKKSVDPLTMIETVKLEMEPRSVEKPVEDDPSSDFEDEDSLDNLPLYNRIQKWKTGRKTVYKCQDCPRSFKRFDFLKRHEMRVHKPETRLYACSLCIRKFSRSEALEAHLKVHRNSKRSANISEHKKAKAVDVNLCKPHGYKLIECMICQSQYNKIADLRRHLEEHPDINSLCGRPNMEPHELAELFYPDSKDLSEEQVINLIRKDLAAGIYQRFYSITNQSGYEMDLDSSETDSDLDGDPDDQQKRRKKSRKATYSCELCQQKFPRKYQLYDHQRQSHSWSDAPHVCGRCDGRFVSLQLLRHHNESQCRNAQKRFLCHKCPLRFRWKHNLKTHFREHRITNQTFECSECKRVFDKKKSLTVHLLSVHAEESKLIPCQWCSRKFYRHDYLVKHLKRHGLKEQDIPLAETLIAATSRPNGAKRITCRMCNLHFERIVDLRAHIQLELKLSLSLHQSYDSPHNYSITNESGFELQLEDSETEDEMQSGAGSRPVYICELCSVQCKRKFEMIQHQRTMHRFDKMPHECDDCIFKCVSKSIMDHHRQGQCSSTEKKHPCAKCSYKFMWPENLEQHVLLQHSKSSVGNPAGVRRTPGTGDLEKDATEDGVPLLQCPHCDRTYQMKSRLNNHIRDVHINGDRKRKEAIKRFLCSLCGMETRSAAALVTHMRRHTGEKPFKCDLCEMAFPRHSELASHRRMHTGEKPFHCTVCGKDFARSDKLKRHMLTHSGLKPHKCTYCEKSYRQAKDLKLHLQQHTGECPFVCGTCGERFIQSSTLEKHRLMRRHFDEVETWLRRQK; translated from the exons ATGAAGCTGCCGGTGATTTGTCGCACGTGCGACTCCACGGACACCGACAACCTTCTAAAGCTTGCCACGCCCTCGAAAAAGTATCCGGACAAGTTGCTTTCGGAGATTTTGTGCGAGCTAACCGAAATCAAT CTGGATGCGACTGGCAGTCAGAAACTTCCGCAATGCTTGTGCAGCGGATGCACCAAGAAATTAATGGGCGCCTATTGCTATGTGAAGCAGGCGCTGGCCGCCAACGAACTTCTAATGAAGCATCTAAAGAACGGAGGTGCTCCATCGTCAACCGACTGCCTGCAGGAGGCGCCGATGGAGCTGTGTGCCGAGCAGCATGTGGAAGTCAAGCTGGAGACCGAGGATGAGGACTGTGGCGAAAACGATGTCACCATCACTTGCTCCGAGCTACCGGAACCGGACGAGATGGATATGGAGAGCAAAAAGTCCGTGGACCCTCTGACCATGATTGAGACTGTGAAACTGGAAATGGAGCCGAGGAGCGTTGAGAAACCAGTGGAAGACGATCCGTCATCGGACTTTGAAGATGAAGA CTCCCTAGATAATTTGCCGCTGTATAATCGCATTCAAAAGTGGAAAACAGGAAGGAAGACTGTATATAAATGTCAGGACTGTCCGAGGAGTTTTAAACGATTCGACTTTCTCAAACGCCATGAAATGCGCGTTCATAAGCCAGAAACTCGATTGTACGCCTGTTCACTTTGCATTCGCAAGTTCAGCCGCAGCGAAGCCCTCGAAGCGCACCTGAAAGTTCACCGGAATTCCAAACGATCGGCGAACATTAGCGAGCACAAGAAGGCAAAGGCCGTGGATGTGAATCTCTGCAAACCGCATGGGTACAAGCTTATTGAGTGCATGATTTGCCAGAGCCAATACAACAAGATTGCTGATCTACGACGACATTTGGAGGAGCACCCCGATATTAACAGTCTATGTGGTCGACCAAATATGGAGCCCCATGAGCTGGCGGAGCTGTTTTATCCCGATTCCAAGGACCTCAGTGAGGAGCAGGTAATCAACTTGATTCGCAAGGACCTGGCGGCGGGTATCTATCAGCGTTTCTATTCGATAACGAACCAAAGTGGCTACGAAATGGATCTGGACAGCTCGGAGACAGACAGCGATCTGGACGGGGATCCTGATGACCAGCAAAAGAGGCGAAAAAAGTCGCGCAAAGCCACCTACAGCTGCGAACTGTGCCAGCAAAAGTTCCCGCGAAAATATCAGCTTTATGACCACCAGCGACAGAGCCACAGTTGGTCAGACGCCCCTCATGTTTGCGGGCGATGTGATGGACGTTTTGTTAgtctgcagctgctgcggcaCCACAACGAGTCGCAGTGTAGGAATGCACAAAAACGATTTCTCTGTCACAAATGCCCGCTGCGCTTCCGCTGGAAACACAACCTGAAAACACACTTCCGCGAACACAGGATAACA AATCAAACATTTGAATGTTCCGAGTGCAAACGGGTATTTGACAAAAAGAAATCCCTCACCGTTCACCTGCTTAGCGTACATGCGGAGGAATCAAAGCTGATACCCTGCCAGTGGTGCAGTCGCAAATTCTATCGGCACGACTACTTGGTCAAGCACCTGAAGCGCCACGGTTTGAAAGAGCAGGACATTCCCTTGGCAGAAACATTGATTGCTGCCACCTCTCGGCCAAACGGTGCAAAGCGCATTACCTGCCGCATGTGCAATCTGCATTTCGAGCGTATTGTTGATCTGCGCGCCCATATCCAGTTGGAGCTCAAGCTATCCCTGTCGCTACACCAGAGCTACGACTCTCCGCACAATTACTCGATAACAAACGAATCTGGTTTTGAACTGCAGCTGGAGGATTCGGAAACAGAGGACGAGATGCAGTCCGGTGCTGGCAGTCGACCCGTCTATATCTGCGAGCTGTGCAGCGTGCAGTGCAAGCGGAAGTTCGAAATGATCCAGCATCAGCGGACGATGCATCGCTTTGACAAAATGCCACACGAATGCGACGACTGCATCTTTAAATGTGTCTCCAAG AGCATTATGGACCATCACCGGCAAGGCCAGTGTAGTAGTACAGAAAAGAAGCATCCATGCGCCAAGTGCTCCTACAAGTTTATGTGGCCAGAGAACTTAGAGCAGCATGTTCTTCTGCAGCACAGCAAGTCTTCCGTCGGCAATCCAGCTGGCGTCAGACGCACGCCAGGAACCGGTGACCTGGAAAAGGATGCCACTGAGGACGGAGTGCCGCTGCTACAGTGTCCGCACTGCGATCGCACATACCAGATGAAGTCTCGCCTGAACAACCACATTCGCGATGTGCACATTAACGGCGACCGCAAGCGCAAGGAAGCTATCAAGCGCTTCCTCTGCTCCCTGTGCGGAATGGAGACGAGATCAGCTGCCGCCCTTGTCACACATATGCGACGCCACACTGGCGAGAAGCCCTTTAAGTGCGATCTGTGCGAGATGGCCTTTCCCCGCCACTCAGAGCTGGCCTCGCACCGCCGGATGCACACCGGCGAGAAGCCATTCCACTGCACCGTCTGCGGCAAGGACTTTGCACGCTCAGATAAGCTCAAGCGCCATATGCTCACGCACAGCGGTTTAAAGCCGCACAAATGCACATACTGCGAGAAGAGCTACCGCCAGGCCAAGGACCTCAAGCTTCATCTCCAGCAGCACACCGGAGAATGTCCCTTTGTGTGCGGCACCTGCGGCGAGCGCTTCATCCAGAGCAGCACGCTGGAGAAGCATCGGTTGATGCGGCGTCACTTCGACGAGGTGGAGACGTGGCTGAGGCGCCAAAAGTAA
- the LOC6537412 gene encoding zinc finger protein 84 isoform X1: protein MKLPVICRTCDSTDTDNLLKLATPSKKYPDKLLSEILCELTEINVNKLDATGSQKLPQCLCSGCTKKLMGAYCYVKQALAANELLMKHLKNGGAPSSTDCLQEAPMELCAEQHVEVKLETEDEDCGENDVTITCSELPEPDEMDMESKKSVDPLTMIETVKLEMEPRSVEKPVEDDPSSDFEDEDSLDNLPLYNRIQKWKTGRKTVYKCQDCPRSFKRFDFLKRHEMRVHKPETRLYACSLCIRKFSRSEALEAHLKVHRNSKRSANISEHKKAKAVDVNLCKPHGYKLIECMICQSQYNKIADLRRHLEEHPDINSLCGRPNMEPHELAELFYPDSKDLSEEQVINLIRKDLAAGIYQRFYSITNQSGYEMDLDSSETDSDLDGDPDDQQKRRKKSRKATYSCELCQQKFPRKYQLYDHQRQSHSWSDAPHVCGRCDGRFVSLQLLRHHNESQCRNAQKRFLCHKCPLRFRWKHNLKTHFREHRITNQTFECSECKRVFDKKKSLTVHLLSVHAEESKLIPCQWCSRKFYRHDYLVKHLKRHGLKEQDIPLAETLIAATSRPNGAKRITCRMCNLHFERIVDLRAHIQLELKLSLSLHQSYDSPHNYSITNESGFELQLEDSETEDEMQSGAGSRPVYICELCSVQCKRKFEMIQHQRTMHRFDKMPHECDDCIFKCVSKSIMDHHRQGQCSSTEKKHPCAKCSYKFMWPENLEQHVLLQHSKSSVGNPAGVRRTPGTGDLEKDATEDGVPLLQCPHCDRTYQMKSRLNNHIRDVHINGDRKRKEAIKRFLCSLCGMETRSAAALVTHMRRHTGEKPFKCDLCEMAFPRHSELASHRRMHTGEKPFHCTVCGKDFARSDKLKRHMLTHSGLKPHKCTYCEKSYRQAKDLKLHLQQHTGECPFVCGTCGERFIQSSTLEKHRLMRRHFDEVETWLRRQK, encoded by the exons ATGAAGCTGCCGGTGATTTGTCGCACGTGCGACTCCACGGACACCGACAACCTTCTAAAGCTTGCCACGCCCTCGAAAAAGTATCCGGACAAGTTGCTTTCGGAGATTTTGTGCGAGCTAACCGAAATCAATGTAAACAAA CTGGATGCGACTGGCAGTCAGAAACTTCCGCAATGCTTGTGCAGCGGATGCACCAAGAAATTAATGGGCGCCTATTGCTATGTGAAGCAGGCGCTGGCCGCCAACGAACTTCTAATGAAGCATCTAAAGAACGGAGGTGCTCCATCGTCAACCGACTGCCTGCAGGAGGCGCCGATGGAGCTGTGTGCCGAGCAGCATGTGGAAGTCAAGCTGGAGACCGAGGATGAGGACTGTGGCGAAAACGATGTCACCATCACTTGCTCCGAGCTACCGGAACCGGACGAGATGGATATGGAGAGCAAAAAGTCCGTGGACCCTCTGACCATGATTGAGACTGTGAAACTGGAAATGGAGCCGAGGAGCGTTGAGAAACCAGTGGAAGACGATCCGTCATCGGACTTTGAAGATGAAGA CTCCCTAGATAATTTGCCGCTGTATAATCGCATTCAAAAGTGGAAAACAGGAAGGAAGACTGTATATAAATGTCAGGACTGTCCGAGGAGTTTTAAACGATTCGACTTTCTCAAACGCCATGAAATGCGCGTTCATAAGCCAGAAACTCGATTGTACGCCTGTTCACTTTGCATTCGCAAGTTCAGCCGCAGCGAAGCCCTCGAAGCGCACCTGAAAGTTCACCGGAATTCCAAACGATCGGCGAACATTAGCGAGCACAAGAAGGCAAAGGCCGTGGATGTGAATCTCTGCAAACCGCATGGGTACAAGCTTATTGAGTGCATGATTTGCCAGAGCCAATACAACAAGATTGCTGATCTACGACGACATTTGGAGGAGCACCCCGATATTAACAGTCTATGTGGTCGACCAAATATGGAGCCCCATGAGCTGGCGGAGCTGTTTTATCCCGATTCCAAGGACCTCAGTGAGGAGCAGGTAATCAACTTGATTCGCAAGGACCTGGCGGCGGGTATCTATCAGCGTTTCTATTCGATAACGAACCAAAGTGGCTACGAAATGGATCTGGACAGCTCGGAGACAGACAGCGATCTGGACGGGGATCCTGATGACCAGCAAAAGAGGCGAAAAAAGTCGCGCAAAGCCACCTACAGCTGCGAACTGTGCCAGCAAAAGTTCCCGCGAAAATATCAGCTTTATGACCACCAGCGACAGAGCCACAGTTGGTCAGACGCCCCTCATGTTTGCGGGCGATGTGATGGACGTTTTGTTAgtctgcagctgctgcggcaCCACAACGAGTCGCAGTGTAGGAATGCACAAAAACGATTTCTCTGTCACAAATGCCCGCTGCGCTTCCGCTGGAAACACAACCTGAAAACACACTTCCGCGAACACAGGATAACA AATCAAACATTTGAATGTTCCGAGTGCAAACGGGTATTTGACAAAAAGAAATCCCTCACCGTTCACCTGCTTAGCGTACATGCGGAGGAATCAAAGCTGATACCCTGCCAGTGGTGCAGTCGCAAATTCTATCGGCACGACTACTTGGTCAAGCACCTGAAGCGCCACGGTTTGAAAGAGCAGGACATTCCCTTGGCAGAAACATTGATTGCTGCCACCTCTCGGCCAAACGGTGCAAAGCGCATTACCTGCCGCATGTGCAATCTGCATTTCGAGCGTATTGTTGATCTGCGCGCCCATATCCAGTTGGAGCTCAAGCTATCCCTGTCGCTACACCAGAGCTACGACTCTCCGCACAATTACTCGATAACAAACGAATCTGGTTTTGAACTGCAGCTGGAGGATTCGGAAACAGAGGACGAGATGCAGTCCGGTGCTGGCAGTCGACCCGTCTATATCTGCGAGCTGTGCAGCGTGCAGTGCAAGCGGAAGTTCGAAATGATCCAGCATCAGCGGACGATGCATCGCTTTGACAAAATGCCACACGAATGCGACGACTGCATCTTTAAATGTGTCTCCAAG AGCATTATGGACCATCACCGGCAAGGCCAGTGTAGTAGTACAGAAAAGAAGCATCCATGCGCCAAGTGCTCCTACAAGTTTATGTGGCCAGAGAACTTAGAGCAGCATGTTCTTCTGCAGCACAGCAAGTCTTCCGTCGGCAATCCAGCTGGCGTCAGACGCACGCCAGGAACCGGTGACCTGGAAAAGGATGCCACTGAGGACGGAGTGCCGCTGCTACAGTGTCCGCACTGCGATCGCACATACCAGATGAAGTCTCGCCTGAACAACCACATTCGCGATGTGCACATTAACGGCGACCGCAAGCGCAAGGAAGCTATCAAGCGCTTCCTCTGCTCCCTGTGCGGAATGGAGACGAGATCAGCTGCCGCCCTTGTCACACATATGCGACGCCACACTGGCGAGAAGCCCTTTAAGTGCGATCTGTGCGAGATGGCCTTTCCCCGCCACTCAGAGCTGGCCTCGCACCGCCGGATGCACACCGGCGAGAAGCCATTCCACTGCACCGTCTGCGGCAAGGACTTTGCACGCTCAGATAAGCTCAAGCGCCATATGCTCACGCACAGCGGTTTAAAGCCGCACAAATGCACATACTGCGAGAAGAGCTACCGCCAGGCCAAGGACCTCAAGCTTCATCTCCAGCAGCACACCGGAGAATGTCCCTTTGTGTGCGGCACCTGCGGCGAGCGCTTCATCCAGAGCAGCACGCTGGAGAAGCATCGGTTGATGCGGCGTCACTTCGACGAGGTGGAGACGTGGCTGAGGCGCCAAAAGTAA
- the LOC6537413 gene encoding peptidyl-prolyl cis-trans isomerase FKBP2, producing MKLTYILLISAFVAATAASDPKVKIGIKKRVENCTRKAKGGDLVHVHYRGALQDGTEFDSSYSRGTPFSFTLGARQVIKGWDQGILGMCEGEQRKLTIPPELGYGASGAGGGKIPPNAVLVFDTELMKIEPRSGSEEL from the exons ATGAAGTTAACTTATATTTTGTTAATCAGCGCTTTTGTGGCCGCCACCGCTGCCAGCGACCCAAAGGTGAAGATCGGCATTAAAAAGCGGGTGGAGAACTGCACCCGGAAGGCCAAGGGCGGCGATCTCGTCCACGTGCACTACAGA GGAGCACTGCAGGATGGAACCGAGTTCGATAGCAGCTACTCCCGCGGCACGCCCTTCTCCTTTACCCTGGGCGCGCGTCAGGTGATCAAGGGCTGGGATCAGGGAATCCTTGGCATGTGTGAGGGTGAGCAGCGCAAGCTGACGATTCCACCAGAACTGGGATACGGAGCAAGTGGAGCAGGTGGCGGAAAGATTCCCCCCAATGCGGTACTCGTCTTCGATACGGAGCTGATGAAAATCGAACCGCGCTCTGGATCTGAAGAGCTGTAA